Genomic DNA from Solanum dulcamara chromosome 4, daSolDulc1.2, whole genome shotgun sequence:
ataataataataataataatattatttttgaagacaaacagtatttttttaaaatatttttacatattatATTATGACACATTGTTACATTCTAGACCTATTATCtcttttgtctcaatttatataacCTATTTTCTTTGATCTGTATCAAATaaaatcttatattttcttattcaaaaataatttgacTTTAAAAGAGTTgtacttaaaaaaaatagaataaaaatttatttgaaaatatgaGAGAGTGATGATAAAAGTAACATGCAAAGGCTTTGGGTGTATATAACACATTAAGAAGTCATATTTGTACATGAGTTATGATTTGTGAAAAAGATACTGCAAACAGAGTTGTACTTTTTTGGCTAAAAGTACCACCAATCACACTTTTGTGGGGCCCATTAGTGTTGTACTTTGTCgcattgttattatttttatttatatatttttcgtATACACCccttatttaattagatttccTTTATCATACTTGCTTATTTCTGCAACTTTCCACTTCATTTAATTAGTACtacaataaattatattatcttACACAAAAATGAGATCTTATtttctactttcttttttttttaagtccgaaggagaagaaagaaaaacaattaGACAGTACGTCTAATGCTTAAGAGATTAATTACTAGAATCAATTCATAATGCTGTAATTTATTTCgacattttaattatttaattatcctGTTATACCTTTTtagttttctttaaaaaataatatttttcaaaaaataaagaattaaatcTCAGTAAAATACTTATTTAATGACATTAAGGATATTCTATCACTTACAACACTTAGTCAATGACAAGTGCcttagggggggggggggggggggggaaggcCTCCTACAACAGGTCGACAAGCAAACAATGGGTGTAGGTCTCGCTCCTAGCTCGAATTCTGACTAGAAGTATTCGATTTTAATTTAACACACGATTGCACCACTAACTTTATAACCAATTGTGTGATTATTCTTATACTAGGTTGATTTATTATTACTACATTGTCTCAATAAGATACAATTAACATGTCTCGCAACAATTTAACCTATGCGTAGGGAAATTTTGTAAAGAAAATATCATGTTGTTTTACAAAAAAATCTAAGTTATATCTAgcactaaatataaaatataatagttGCTATAATAAGTAAAAGTGATCTAATATCAAAAGTTCCTTCCACTAACGATGTAGGTAACTTAAAACTTCTTAAAAGTATTCATATGTAACTatacataataaataataataacatactaaaatatttatataaaactaTATTCACAagtatttttttccttctttttgtaATGTATGTTATATAAAAGAGTAGAGAAAATGGTGTCAAAGTGTCAACGCCGTTAGATTTTTTGGATATAAAAAAAGTGGTAACTTGTCTCCATCACTCATCACATGCTCTCTGTAGAAATATTATCAGTACATTAATATTGCTACTATTTACATTCATGGATCTGCCTTTCCCCACTATACCCAATTATGCTACCCCTACACCTGGCTACCCCAATACTCTATTCTTTCTTAATTcttattcataaaatttaatCAATATTTAATTAGGACACACTAGATTGTTTTAAATACTCTATATTCTATAGGAAAATAGGCAAACTCTAAATTCCATCCAATCAAACTACACAACATAATTAGTATATCTTAATAAATCaatatttaaaatggaaaagGAATTACTCTCTACTTTTCAttgcatatatattttatataattaagtaGAAGCACTTCCTATAGCATCATATAAtagaatatttttcatattaaatttatttttgagagGGAGAGATAAGAGAGTGGATCCAACTAAGTTTTCATCCATATTCCataataatgaaaatgaatAGATTTATGTAGGACATGTACCCCACCATAATAGGCTCCCCTCCATTATTTCACTAACAAAATGGAGGACACTATAATAACTTTAAAAGAGCAGAAGCAGCAGAGATGATCAATTGTTTTAAACTATCACATACTAGTGAAAAGGACTAAAAGAAAAGCTTCATCATTGGGCATGGTCACACATCTTAAACTGATACTAATACATTTCCTCATATAGATCAATAAGAAGAATGTAAAAGAGATTTagattttcttccaattttatTTCCTTTGCTCTTCTTgataaaagatatataaaacATATACAAACATGAGACAACCATAATCCCCAACTTACAACATTCCATATTGTCCCTCCTCTCTCTCTTCTAAAGACTTCATATACCATTAAACTCTATCATGAAACCCCCTAATCTAATCTTAGCATTAAAAAAAAGGTacttaagaaagaaaaataaagctAAGGTAAGGTTCAAAGGGAAAATTAATCTCCTTTGTATATATTATGGCATTAAAGACTAAGAAAGTCATTAGACTATGATGAATGCACAGCAGCAGCCACCATCCATCTTAAAGAGGCCTCACATCACACTGCAGCTGTTGGTGTTTTCATCACTGAAGAAGGTGCTGTAGTTATCACTTGGAGGTGGTGGATGACCGTAGTAATACGGGTTGTAAGGCGGTGGTGGTGGCATGTAATTCACAGCTGGAGGTGGTCGAGCATACATCATTGGTTGAAACCTTTCGTTCCCGTTGGCACGCTGCTGCTGCTGCAACATAGCTGCCATTTGTTGCTGCTGGAAGTAAGGATTGCCAGCCATAACTTCAGAACCAGCACCTTGGAAGTAGCCACCACCATTACCACCACCGCCGCCACCCATTGACGCTCCTGCTGGTAGGCCTTGGACTGCCGAAACATGGCTCATCTGACCCACTGGATTACCCATTTGACCCATTGGTAGACCACCCATATGGCCCACTGGAAGACCACCCATTTGTTGCCCCATTTGCCCCATTGGATTAGGCATGTTTCCCAACAGGCCCATGTTTCCACCTCCACTCATAGCCATCATCTTGTTTGGCATGCCTTGCATCCCATCATTTCCTCCACCTCCTTTTTTGGCCCCATTGCCATTCATGTTAGGATTGCCAGCACCACCTCCACCGCCGCCACCACTGCCACCAACATTCTTGTTCTGGCCACCACCATTGCCGCTGCCACCACCGCCATTTGGTGGCGGCCCTCCGCCATTCTTGCCGCCACCCTTTTGAGCAGATCCTCCGCCTTGATTTGGATTTCCCCCATTACCACCACCTTTCTTACCACCGTTATTTCCGCCCATGTTAATCGGAACAGGGACATTTCCACCACCATTACCACCACCTTTTTTCCCATTACCACCACCAGCATTGGCTCCATTGTTACCGCCATTTCCACCCTTCATAAGAccattcatcatcatcatattagGCATCTGacctcctcctccatttccaCCCATCATTGGCTTCATCATCTGAGCACCAGGATTACCACCCATCATTGGCTTCATCTGAGCTCCTCCTCCATTACCACCCATCATGGGGAGCTTCATCTGAGCACCACCAGGATTAGCCCCCGCGCCCCCCATCATCCCTTTCATCTTATTCAAGGGGATATCATCCATTTCATCATCCAACTCATCCTCATCAAATTCATCATCCTCATCATCACTCAAATCATCCTCATCAAACTCATCATCAGTCAAATCATCCTCAGGCATGGTAAACTTGACAGCCTTTGGATTCATGTCTTTGCCCATTGGGGGAAGTTTCAGGTCCTTGAATTGTGGGGGCATCTTCAGATCTTGAAGTGCCTTCAactgttgttgctgctgctgctgatTTGGCATTTGAGCTCCTCCTCCTCCACCACCTTTTGGCTGATTGTTCCCACCTTTCTGAACTTGCCCTTGGCCTTGGCCCTTGTTATTGCCACCTTTACCATTATTAAGCTGATTTTGTTGGTTGTTACCAGCCTTGGGAGCACCCCATACCTCTGCATGTTTCCCACTCTTGGCTAATTTCTTGATCAGTGTAGCAGGGTCTACATTTCCAGAAACAGTCACTTTTCCTTGTTCTGAATCTATGCTTGTCTTATAAACCCctggatattttttttttaaaaaaaaaccaacAGAGAATCAGAAAAAAAGAGTATAAAACAAGCCATATATTCAGATAATAAAAATTGAGTCTTGGAAAAATACCTTCAATCTTTTGCAAGATTTTCTTTACTTTATGCTTACACCCATCACAGTGTATATTGACTTTAAGGACACAAGTCTGCATGCACAAGCAAAGCCAGCCAACAGAGAACAGAGTAAAGTAATTAACTTTCTCAGAAACGTCCAACATTCAAACACAAGAGAAACAACACACACAAAAGTAGAACAAGAACAAACCCATAACAAGTTTTCATCTTAGATTCAAACAGATTCTAATTAAATCATAAAAATGGGAACTGAGGATCTTGCGTTAGAAACTAAAGCaacccaattttatttttttatatccgCACATTATTGGAATGAGTCAATTGAGAAAAGAAGCAAGTACCTGGATCTTC
This window encodes:
- the LOC129887165 gene encoding heavy metal-associated isoprenylated plant protein 33, translating into MSKEEFLKIQTCVLKVNIHCDGCKHKVKKILQKIEGVYKTSIDSEQGKVTVSGNVDPATLIKKLAKSGKHAEVWGAPKAGNNQQNQLNNGKGGNNKGQGQGQVQKGGNNQPKGGGGGGAQMPNQQQQQQQLKALQDLKMPPQFKDLKLPPMGKDMNPKAVKFTMPEDDLTDDEFDEDDLSDDEDDEFDEDELDDEMDDIPLNKMKGMMGGAGANPGGAQMKLPMMGGNGGGAQMKPMMGGNPGAQMMKPMMGGNGGGGQMPNMMMMNGLMKGGNGGNNGANAGGGNGKKGGGNGGGNVPVPINMGGNNGGKKGGGNGGNPNQGGGSAQKGGGKNGGGPPPNGGGGSGNGGGQNKNVGGSGGGGGGGAGNPNMNGNGAKKGGGGNDGMQGMPNKMMAMSGGGNMGLLGNMPNPMGQMGQQMGGLPVGHMGGLPMGQMGNPVGQMSHVSAVQGLPAGASMGGGGGGNGGGYFQGAGSEVMAGNPYFQQQQMAAMLQQQQRANGNERFQPMMYARPPPAVNYMPPPPPYNPYYYGHPPPPSDNYSTFFSDENTNSCSVM